gcaggtggcaataaagagcaaagtaggtggcaatgcccactcccccttcacccagctgagataaggagcagagcaggtggcaatgcccacagccATCACAGCTGGCATCAGGtgagcagcaggtggcaatgcccaccatccaCTTTCAGCCAGCTCGTATTAGGAGCGGCAAATAGTAAAGAGGCAATTACGGGTCTGGATAGCAAAAAAAGACAAAGTTCCCGTAATACAGattaacacaaaaataacaattgaCAAATAGAATATACAGCAGTAAATGCtgactttattttaatttttttttatttttaattgcttacaataactaacaatacaaagggaaggaaggggggcagagggaaggaaagaaaaaacaacaacaccatataacaacactacactacaaataatgctttcccttcatactgccattgtttagtattaaaactttataaaatactgatggaatggttgaccttgcaaaatacagattacaatccaaattaaatcttcctccccccccccgggcctcggacgcagttctctctgaacagctgcaaccGCCGtgctcattccctcctcccctcccccttcagacttcgagtccttttcttcttgcttggcctcttgctgaaattcttggtttttgccctccaagtcccttagctgatcttctaatattatcttgtaagcttgatctttgtaactaaaccagataccttccagaaatagccatttatacttcattccacgttccctcagaagagctgcaaaccttttatacttaaatcttcttttccgaactaaaaatggaacatccttcagtatcttgaccttgttCCCCAAAAAGttcagatccgcattgtatgagttatataggatagtgtcccggatcctcttagatgaaaaatcaatgatgatcttgcgaggcagctgatgcttcgttgcatattttgaagaagcccgacggacctccaaaatggcgctttttacctcttctttagtagCCCTCGCGGGtctcgccaataattccgaggcaagatcctttaaatcctcatttccctcctcttccacgttctggaggcgcaaaattgtctgtgttcattccacttgtagcctgatcagctggttctccaccagctttaattctttgttcgttgccctcacgagtgacgcattttcccgagcagacttctctgcccccccgctacttccttaatggttttcacttcactctcaattaagcccaccctttgatccgtttcttttaacttgtcaacaaagggctttatggcttcgataaccgacctcttcactaagtcctcaagagactctccttttccctgcagggcagccgagattgacttgcccaaagtgggactctgctttttcgtcgccattttagggggggagaCCACCGACCaggttctgaaactcagtgagggggaagaaacccaatccttcttagcttcagatcccaccaatccttcacgtacgcttgtaataacagaagggattcgcttacttacaggctttcgcctagttctgctctttgccgttttccatggcccggcagcactcgaggtgctgcacacgtctgccagcctccagaggagcaaacgggcaatttccCCCCCTGCATCAGtttcagagggctcttcccgcagtgctctggacccagcctccctcacagggagtcctgggggctaatcttcgcagatcagccgcccggtcaggctgctcaggcacttcctcccggacctgtggagaggagcatctgacatggccgagaaaacaaaaTCGAATCAGCAGTAAACGCTGACTAATTTAAATTGCCCCTAAGTTTGGGCAATAAACATATGAATACACAAATTAGCAAACAGAACGAAATGTATTGGAGCTAGAACATCCTAGCTCAATCATACAAACATATGTACACTAATTACAATTTGCAACAAAAGTTGCCAATTAGCAGATATCCAAGTGTAAACTCTTTGCAAAAATATATGAACGGCTTAGCTCAAGAGCAGATATCCAAATACAAAGTCTGTGTACTGCTGTATCGacagctggaaaagggggggggtcccaacttatccctgggaaatCCTTTGTTGATTAAAGCTTCCCAGATTCACGACCACAAATAATGCTTGGCCAGTGTATTCATATGTTTATTGTGTATTCATATGTGTATTCATATGTTTATTGACCATACTTAGGGGCGATTTAAATTAGTCAGCGTTTACTGCTGTATATTCTATTTGtcaattgttatttttgtgttaatCTGTATTACGGGGACTtcgtattaggagcagagcaggtggcaatgccccccttcacccagccaggatcagttgcTAAGTAGGAAGCAATGCTCGTCCCTTCTTCACACAGCCGGGATccggagcagagcagctggcaatgcctgccccccactcaCCCCACCggcatcaggcatggagcaggtggcaagacccaccccttcacccagctgggatcaggtgtggagcaagaggcaatgcccgcctcccattcacccagctgggattaggcacagagcaggtggcaatgcccacccctcctcacTCGGCTAGTCTAAGgtacagaggaggtggccatgcctccCCCCCTACATCTGGctaggatcagtgacggaggaggagggaatgcctacgtgcccgccctcccctttctagaacatatactttttcccacaatgggctttgttgctagtgctacaataaatttgttagtcttaaagctgtTACTGGATACTTTACTATTAGAACTACAATGACAGCACACTTCTGCATTGTACCTTTTCCTTCACTATACCACCTAAGTTCTAGAACCACCACCAAAATTCCCTTAAGAAAACTGAATTGCTTCATCGTTGTTTCTTGAAGTTTTTTTAGACCAGTGTTCCACGGCATCCATCACCTTTGCAATTAGGACACGGAAAAGTGTCCGGAATGATGTGGATTTCTGATGTAAACACCAAGTGCTGCTCACTTTTGTCTCTTGGAAAGATGGCCTGTAAagaaattgttattctgttaAAAATGTAGCCTTGAATAATAGCCTAGTACTTAAGTGGAGGAATGGACTAAGGGCTCAGGAATCAGATTTGACAAAACACCTTGCAAGTATGGAAGCCCTTTGGGTGTCGAGGCTTGATGGAAACATTGAGCATTAGACACAAAAGAGACATGGAATTAGGTAAAAGGATAGTACTGTGTAATTATAAAGATGCAAAATTGCATTTTTCTTATGCCACTAGGATCTTTGTGATAATCTGAGGACATAAAAATTCATATATGCATCTGATAGGCATAAAGTCCTGCATCTGGACAGGGGAGAGCAAAAGAAACGACGACCCTACCTGAACGAAGAAGGCCCTCCATCCCTCTGCTGGAATCTCCAACTCCTTCTTATAAAGAGACCTTTTCTGCACACAGATCAAAGAAGAGGGGGACAGGCAACATTTTTTAGGGTCTAGGAAGCTTAAAACTTTTATAACTAGCAACACTACAACTATTGGCATGAATATATCACATATTTTAATAGCCAAGTGTGCATAAtcaatggatacttaaatccatggacCTAGAATATCTGTATGCaagggaattcccccccccacccaatgtTGGGCATCACAAGGTTTGTTGAAAAatcataaacattaaaaaaagggaaggaggggttaaaaacacacaaaaaaagaagatGTCATCCGTGTGAGCAGCAACACCTCTTATATTAGCCTTGATGCCAcgacccctcccctttccaactgGCATGGAGGTGGGTGAGTTGGCAGAGGGGAGGCACTGCTGTCTCCTCCCCAATGGCTGACCAAATGACCCCGTGGGATCAAGGCAGCAGCTGGGCGCTTGCAACAGTCCCGTCGAAGTAAAAAACAACGAGGCTGGAAATGCTTGTCGCCATTTGGAAGTCTCAGAACCTGTCTTTTGGGATAAAACAGGCTAGCTGGAGAATGTTTGATTCTACCTTGGGAACAGGGCAAGGGTACCTGGTTGTGAGGCTCACCTCTCTGGTGTGGAGTGGAACTGGGACCATTCAGTATGACTGTTGGGAAAGGGCAAGCTGGTGAGGAAGGAGTCTTGTGTGTGTGAAAGGATCCAATCTGGTGCCAAGGCAGTGGAACCTGTTTGTAACCTCAGGCGTTGAAAAGAACTCAGACCACAGCCTGAAGCCATAACTTGCTCAAGTTTCAGCGCCTCAGCTGGGATTCACCAGTGACTGCCTGGAGACCTGTGCAGCTGAACTGTTCTTTAAAAACTGCCGGTACCTAAATCaatcttctttgttgttttgttgaacctgcttcagtgatctctgtactGTCAATGCACAGTAGAAAACTAacctctcagcagcagcccaaagccTAAATGCCCCTTCCTCTTAGGACATCTTAAAACTGAGGGGAAGTTTTCTATCACAAAACCAGCCAGGTGGCCCAAATTTCATAACTGGCAGTCTGGTTCCCCTTGCTTACAAGAAGGGGTCTGCCACAGCagcaaaaaggaaatttccagCAGTTTTTATTAAAAGCTTTTGCAGTGTCGAGTGAGAGAATAGGAACTTGATTGCATCACTTACTGTTTAATGCAATCAAAACAGCAACCATCATAAGATTATCTGGACCTTGCCTACCTCACATAAATCCTACCTGGTGTGCATGTACCCAAGTTGTAATAAAAGTCTCTTACCAAGAATGTCTTCTAATTTCTTAACTCCTATATTCCTCAAAGAAATAGGCTGACCAAATGACGTAACTTCTGTTTTGTGAATGGAAGTTGCTCCATCAACATGGAAGTTGCATGTACCTTTAAGGTTCCAGTTTACAAAAAGGCTGCTCTCCTGTTGGTTGGACTGTATTGAATTATTTACACTGTGATAGAAATTTTGGGTGTGTTTCCTTGTAAGTACAGTGTTTTATAAGTTCGGGGGTGAAATCCATGAAGTTAAAAAATGGAGTGTCTTGCTAATTGTTTTTGTGTCATCGTAGGTTATTGCCCTGAGGAAGCCTGGTTGGTGAAACAGAAATGTTGTAGGATGCAAGCATTCGTCCGTTGGCGGCTTTCCAACAGAGTCATTTGTTATCTTTAATTGGAGCACTACCCCAACACAAATTCCTTTGATTCCATGAACTGTATATAAACCTACTGCATGAAGGACAGTACCAACAGATTTTTTGATTGCtggtttattattattgtacttgCAACTTGCTCCTTTCAAATATTAACTGCTTGAATGCTAGTCCATTATTATTGTGCTGGTTTATCATTATTATTGTACTtgcaatttgcctttttcatattATTGCATTTGCAACTTGctcttttcaatttttgttcttttcaattTGTGTACATTATCAATTTGCATATTATACATTAATTGTTTGTTTATCAATTTGCATAATACACTATATCAAC
The DNA window shown above is from Eublepharis macularius isolate TG4126 chromosome 3, MPM_Emac_v1.0, whole genome shotgun sequence and carries:
- the LOC129326125 gene encoding autocrine proliferation repressor protein A-like — encoded protein: MTNTTGIIYFNSSPEPYEIFSYHADTVGGTRRDFRMRIGAGNSFQNNNVKWTKTNVEHVKRSLYKKELEIPAEGWRAFFVQAIFPRDKSEQHLVFTSEIHIIPDTFPCPNCKGDGCRGTLV